The Flavobacteriales bacterium genome contains the following window.
CGTAGGTGCTCAGGTCGTCGGCCCAGAGAAAGGGCTGCTGGCGCAGTTCGATGCTGCTGGGGAAGAACATGAACATCGCGTAGAGCACCGGCATCTGGATGAGCATGGGCACGCAACCGCTGGCCGGGTTCACACCGGCCTTGCGGTACAGTTCCATGGTGGCCTGCTGTTTTTTCAGTGGGTCGCTTTCCTTGTGCTTCTCGTTGATGGCTTCGATCTCCGGCTTCAGCGCACGCATGCGCGCGCCGCTCTTCTGGTTCTTGTACGTGAGCGGCATCAGGATCACCTTGATGGCGATGGTGAGCAGCAGGATGATGATGCCGTAGTTGAGGTTGAACTTGCTGAAGAAGTTGAAGATGGGGATGACGATCCAGCGGTTCATGTAACCGAAGATGCCCCAGCCGAGGTCGATGATGCGGTCGAAGTCGGGGATCTCCGTGCGGCGCAGCGTGCCGTAATGGTTGGGGCCGAAGTAGAAGCGCAGGGGGATGTCCACCATATCATCCGCTTTCTTGTCGAAGGCCAGCCCCGCGCTGAAGGCTTTCACGTGGGCAGTGTCGTTGGGCAGCATCCGCACGCCGATGTTGCACCCGCTGCTGGCGAACCCTTCGTTGCTGACCACCGCCGCCGTGAAGAAGTGCTGCTTGAAGGCGATCCAATTGGTCTTGCCCTCGAGCTTCTTGGTTTCATCGCCGTTCTCGGGCAGGTACTCGCGATCGGCGTTGACGTATTTGTAGAAGACGGAGCTTTTCGCTTCCTCGTGCGGCTTGTGCTTCTCATGGCGCAGGCTCACCACGTCCCACTTCAGTCGCACTGTGGCCGGGTCCACTTCGGCTTTGAGGTTCTCGAAGCGCACGTTGCTCTTCATGAACCAGCCAGCACTGTCGAGGCTGTACTCCATCACCAAACGCTTGCCGGGCACGGCCGTGTTGGCGGTGAAGGTCACGGAGCGCGGGTCCTTCTGCTCGGCGGTGAAGAACAGGTCGGCTGTGCTGGTGCGACGGCTCCCGCTGTGCGAGAAGTCGTAGGAGAAGCGGCCGCTGTCAGGGTCCTGCAGCAGCAGGGGTTGGTCGTGCTGGGCCTTGTACGGCTTCAGGCGGATCCACAACGGACGCGCGCCCAGTGTGCTGAACCGCACTTCCAGGTCGTCGTTCTCGATGGTAATGGTCTTTGCTTCGCCTTGGGCAGCGGTGTGGAAGAGGCCGAGCTCATCCGCTCGTTTGGCGGCCACCTGGGCCGTGTGCAGGCTGTCGATGTTGAGCGTGGTGTCGCTCTTCAGGCTGTCGGGGATGACAACATCCACTGTGGTGGCCTGGGTTACCTCGGCGTTCTTCGCCGCGGCTTCCTGTTTGGTCTGCTGTTCCAGTTCGTGGGCATGCACCTCTGCGATGCTGTCCTGGTAGTGCTGCGCTGCTGCGCGTTCAGCTTCCGAAGGCGCCTGCCAGATGCCGTAGCCCACCACGATGAGGGCGATGAGGCCGATGCCGATGAGTTGGTTCTTGTCCATTGCATGCGCCTATCGGCGCCGGTCCTGCTTTTGAAAGGGCGACGAAGATATCCGGGCACGCCAATGCGGGCAGTTGGACGTCGGATGGCCGGTTGTGCTGCTTTTCCGGTGGGGCAGTCAGGGCGCCAACGTTCCCCGCGGCCCCAGTTCGACCACCTCAAGGTCCTTCACCCTGCCAGCATCCAGCGAGAACCGCAGCAGCGTGCGCACGTGGTGGAAGCCGTGGCGGCCGCAGGCGCCGGGGTTCATGTACAGCATGTTCAGCCGCTCATCGAACTGCACCATGCACAGGTGCGTGTGGCCGCAAACGAACAGGGCAGGAGGGGAGCTGCGCAATTCCTCCTGCACGGCACGGTCATAGCGCGGCGGGCGCCCTCCTATGTGCGTCATCCACACGCGCACACCTTCCAGCGTGAACCGCTGATGTTCCGGGTGGGCTTGCCGAACCTTGGTGTCGTCGATGTTGCCCCACACGGCGCGCAGGGGCTTCCATGCGGCGAGCTCGTCCGTTACGTGCAGCCCGCCGATATCACCGGCGTGCCACACCTCATCGCATTGCGCCAGATGCTCGCGGATGCGCGGGTCGAGCCAGCCGTGCGTGTCGGACACGAGACCGATGCGGGACATGGGCGGTGAAGATGCGCCAGTGATCGCTCATTGCTTGGGCATGCGGCTTAGCCCTTCGGACCGTTGGGGCAAGGAGGGTCGGATCTGTTCACATTTCCCCCTCCCGCCACAAGCCCCCGTCATCTTCCTTTGTGCCCCGATGCCAACCACCGCCACCGACCCCGCCCTGAAGGCCGAACTGGCCCCTGCCACCAAGGAAACCGCCGTGAAGCTCGGCCTTCGCGAGGAGGAGTTCGAGAAGATCAAAGAGATCCTGGGGCGCACCCCCAACTTCACCGAGACGAGCATCTACAGCGCCATGTGGAGCGAGCACTGCTCGTACAAGAACTCCATCAAACTGCTGAAGACGCTGCCGCGCACGGGCCCCAAGCTGCTGGCCGAGGCCGGGCAGGAGAACGCTGGCCTGGTGGACATCGGCGATGGCTGGGCCTGCGCCTTCAAGATCGAGAGCCACAACCACCCCAGCGCACTGGAGCCCTACCAGGGTGCAGCCACAGGCGTTGGGGGTATTAACAGAGACATCTTCACCATGGGTGCGCGGCCCATCGCGCAACTGAACAGCCTGCGCTTCGGCGACCTGAAGGAGGAGCGCACACGCTGGCATTTGCGTGGCGTGGTGAAGGGCATCGGCGACTACGGCAACGCGTTCGGCGTGCCGGTGCTCGGCGGCGAAGTGGTCTTTGACAAGTGCTACAACACCAACCCGCTGGTGAATGCCATGAGCGTTGGTATCGTGCGCACCGACAAGGTGATCAGCGCCACGAGCCACGGTGTCGGCAACCCCGTGTTCATCGTGGGCAGCAGCACCGGCAAGGACGGTATCCACGGCGCGTCGTTCGCGAGCAAGGACATCACCGAAACGAGCATGGACGATCTGCCGGCCGTGCAAGTGGGCGATCCCTTCATGGAGAAGTTGCTGCTGGAAGCATCGCTCGAGCTCGCGCAGACCGACGCCATCATCGGCATGCAGGACATGGGTGCGGCGGGCATCACATGCAGCACCAGCGAGATGAGCGCAAAGGGCGAGAGCGGCATGGACGTGCACCTGGACCGCGTGCCCATGCGCCAGGACGGCATGCGCCCATGGGAAGTGCTGCTGAGCGAAAGCCAGGAGCGCATGCTGGTGGTGGTGAAGAAGGGCCGCGAGAAGGAGGTGAAGGCCATCTTCGACAAGTGGGACCTGAACTGCGTGGAGTGCGGCACGGTGACCAAAGGTGGCACGTTGCGGTACTTCTGGCACGATGAACTGGTTGCCGAAGTGCCTGCCGAAAGTCTTGTGCTGGGCGGCGGCGCACCGGTGTACACCCGCGAAACCCGCGAGCCGGCGTACATCGCCGAGAACAA
Protein-coding sequences here:
- the purL gene encoding phosphoribosylformylglycinamidine synthase subunit PurL, giving the protein MPTTATDPALKAELAPATKETAVKLGLREEEFEKIKEILGRTPNFTETSIYSAMWSEHCSYKNSIKLLKTLPRTGPKLLAEAGQENAGLVDIGDGWACAFKIESHNHPSALEPYQGAATGVGGINRDIFTMGARPIAQLNSLRFGDLKEERTRWHLRGVVKGIGDYGNAFGVPVLGGEVVFDKCYNTNPLVNAMSVGIVRTDKVISATSHGVGNPVFIVGSSTGKDGIHGASFASKDITETSMDDLPAVQVGDPFMEKLLLEASLELAQTDAIIGMQDMGAAGITCSTSEMSAKGESGMDVHLDRVPMRQDGMRPWEVLLSESQERMLVVVKKGREKEVKAIFDKWDLNCVECGTVTKGGTLRYFWHDELVAEVPAESLVLGGGAPVYTRETREPAYIAENKAFDINEIEQPDDLKAIAFKLLSSPNLASKRWVIDQYDSMVRTGNMSTNAPSDAGLMLVKETGKALAVTVDCNSRYVHADPYVGSMIAVAEAARNIACTGGEPCGVTNCLNFGNPYDPEVYWQFSEVIRGMGDACRALETPVTGGNVSFYNHTVTDKKNIPVFPTPTIGMVGVVPDINKRMSLDFKEKGQLIYLLGKVTEDLGSSEYLYRLHKEERSPAPYFNMEEERRLHTMMLMLIRKGLINAAHDVSDGGLWQTLIEMAMPRNLGFDIVTDSEIRPDAFLFGEGQGRVVVTVTEETEIPFLDLLGASHVPSILLGHVTKGKLVVDDEPFGFIEDAKKIHEEVLPKAMAV
- a CDS encoding metallophosphoesterase family protein, with protein sequence MSRIGLVSDTHGWLDPRIREHLAQCDEVWHAGDIGGLHVTDELAAWKPLRAVWGNIDDTKVRQAHPEHQRFTLEGVRVWMTHIGGRPPRYDRAVQEELRSSPPALFVCGHTHLCMVQFDERLNMLYMNPGACGRHGFHHVRTLLRFSLDAGRVKDLEVVELGPRGTLAP
- the yidC gene encoding membrane protein insertase YidC, whose amino-acid sequence is MDKNQLIGIGLIALIVVGYGIWQAPSEAERAAAQHYQDSIAEVHAHELEQQTKQEAAAKNAEVTQATTVDVVIPDSLKSDTTLNIDSLHTAQVAAKRADELGLFHTAAQGEAKTITIENDDLEVRFSTLGARPLWIRLKPYKAQHDQPLLLQDPDSGRFSYDFSHSGSRRTSTADLFFTAEQKDPRSVTFTANTAVPGKRLVMEYSLDSAGWFMKSNVRFENLKAEVDPATVRLKWDVVSLRHEKHKPHEEAKSSVFYKYVNADREYLPENGDETKKLEGKTNWIAFKQHFFTAAVVSNEGFASSGCNIGVRMLPNDTAHVKAFSAGLAFDKKADDMVDIPLRFYFGPNHYGTLRRTEIPDFDRIIDLGWGIFGYMNRWIVIPIFNFFSKFNLNYGIIILLLTIAIKVILMPLTYKNQKSGARMRALKPEIEAINEKHKESDPLKKQQATMELYRKAGVNPASGCVPMLIQMPVLYAMFMFFPSSIELRQQPFLWADDLSTYDSIANLSFTVPLNYGNHVSLFTILMAISTIGFSLLNSKQMPQQQGMPSMKLMIWLFPIMMLFFMNSLPAGLSLYYLLANIISILQMTVFSRWFIDEKKLRAELLENMKKPKKKSRWQQRLEDMQKQQQAARRK